A region from the Geobacter benzoatilyticus genome encodes:
- a CDS encoding complex I subunit 4 family protein, producing MTTYPILTILILLPLAGCLCLAPVWNCRKSARPIALGFAVAELALAGWLLFAASGLTTAAGAPAGYFLWEDAPWIGRFGIRYLLGMDGISLLMVTLTAFTSVVAMAVSWRAVTERTTLHYFLILLMESGIMGVFLSLDLVLFYLFWEVMLIPMFFLIGIWGHGRRIYSAVKFFLYTLVGSLLMLLAIMGVYLIHGNATGTYTFALPILAQTPMVHGAAPWLFGAFLLAFAIKFPLFPLHTWLPDAHTDAPTAGSVILAALLLKTGAYGLVRFGYPLFPEAAKGFTPLLYVLAITGILYASWIAYAQEDMKRMVAYSSVGHMGFVALGIASWSPVALSGSILQMMNHGFTTAALFALVGMLDERTDTREVAAFGGLWGKVPVLSFFFLFFAMASAGLPGLNNFVGEFLILVGVFRTTPAAGAIAFLGIILPLIYTVRLVQQVLFQTERQPLELTDVTLREGAILATLAVIDLYIGVHPKPLLDILKVPVALLTGTSLP from the coding sequence GTGACCACCTACCCGATCCTCACAATCCTCATCCTCCTCCCCCTGGCGGGATGCCTCTGCCTGGCGCCGGTCTGGAACTGCCGGAAGTCGGCCCGCCCCATCGCCTTGGGGTTTGCCGTGGCGGAGCTGGCCCTGGCGGGATGGCTGCTGTTCGCCGCGTCGGGGCTAACCACGGCGGCGGGAGCCCCGGCGGGGTACTTCCTCTGGGAGGATGCCCCGTGGATCGGGCGGTTCGGCATCCGCTACCTCCTGGGGATGGACGGGATCAGCCTCCTTATGGTGACGCTCACGGCCTTCACGTCGGTGGTGGCCATGGCGGTGTCGTGGCGCGCCGTAACCGAGCGGACCACGCTCCACTACTTCCTCATCCTCCTCATGGAGAGCGGTATCATGGGGGTCTTCCTCTCCCTGGATCTCGTCCTCTTCTACCTTTTCTGGGAGGTGATGCTGATCCCCATGTTCTTCCTGATCGGCATCTGGGGGCACGGACGGCGCATCTACTCGGCGGTTAAGTTTTTCCTCTACACCCTGGTCGGGTCGCTCCTGATGCTGCTGGCAATCATGGGGGTCTACCTCATCCACGGGAACGCCACCGGCACTTACACCTTCGCCCTCCCCATCCTGGCACAGACACCCATGGTCCATGGCGCGGCACCCTGGCTCTTCGGGGCGTTTCTCCTGGCCTTCGCCATAAAGTTTCCACTCTTCCCGCTCCACACCTGGCTCCCGGACGCCCACACCGACGCACCCACGGCGGGAAGTGTGATCCTGGCGGCGCTCCTGCTGAAGACCGGGGCCTACGGCCTGGTCCGCTTCGGCTACCCCCTCTTCCCGGAGGCGGCGAAGGGATTCACGCCGCTCCTCTACGTGCTGGCCATTACCGGCATCCTCTACGCCTCGTGGATCGCCTATGCCCAGGAGGACATGAAGCGGATGGTGGCCTACTCCAGCGTGGGGCACATGGGATTCGTGGCACTGGGAATCGCCTCCTGGAGCCCGGTAGCCCTGTCGGGCTCCATCCTCCAGATGATGAACCACGGCTTCACCACCGCCGCCCTCTTCGCCCTGGTGGGGATGCTGGACGAGAGGACCGACACACGGGAGGTGGCGGCCTTCGGCGGCCTCTGGGGGAAGGTGCCGGTCCTCTCCTTCTTCTTCCTCTTCTTCGCCATGGCCTCGGCGGGACTGCCTGGGCTCAACAACTTCGTGGGGGAGTTCCTGATCCTGGTGGGGGTTTTCCGGACCACGCCGGCTGCCGGGGCCATTGCTTTCCTCGGCATCATCCTGCCGCTCATCTACACCGTGCGGCTGGTGCAGCAGGTGCTGTTCCAGACGGAGCGGCAGCCCCTGGAACTAACCGACGTGACCCTGCGGGAAGGGGCGATCCTGGCGACGCTGGCGGTAATCGACCTGTACATTGGGGTCCACCCGAAGCCGCTCCTGGATATCCTCAAAGTGCCGGTGGCTCTTTTGACGGGAACTTCACTACCTTGA
- a CDS encoding RNA-binding domain-containing protein, with translation MPLPININDLITCRTVECERIEFKEGWNPEEVIHTLCAFANDLNNWGGGYIIIGVREENGRPVLPPVGINPDAIDRIQKELLNLCNRLKPAFFPVAEPITFQGKQLFIIWTPGGQNRPYQAPVSLAKHAPCAYYIRRFASTVKARPDDERELMELAANVPFDDRINHRAELNDLNLGLIRSFLQEIGSDLFEQSTQLPFARLCKQMRIVDGPPEYLKPRNAGLLFFNDGPGQFFPYARIELVHFRTSPADDILTEKYFEGPLHQQLRNALSFIKNTFIVERVRKVPGQAEAQRFFNYPYEALEEVLVNAVYHRSYELREPVEVRIHPERIEILSFPGPDRSVRKEDIEKGNIVSRRYRNRRIGEFLKELDLTEGKATGIPKIKKAMQINGSPEPVFETDDDRTFFLAILQVHPEFRSTGAEESVNVPVNVPVNVPVNVPVNARQQWFLDELAAGRHVKAVDLCEHWSVVEKTAKRDISELKKQGMIEFVGAPKKGYYRLA, from the coding sequence ATGCCCCTCCCCATCAACATAAACGACTTAATAACCTGCCGCACCGTAGAATGCGAGCGGATCGAGTTCAAGGAAGGGTGGAACCCGGAAGAGGTGATCCATACCCTCTGCGCCTTTGCCAACGATCTCAATAACTGGGGCGGCGGCTACATCATCATAGGGGTCCGCGAGGAAAACGGCAGGCCGGTACTGCCGCCGGTCGGCATCAACCCGGACGCCATCGACAGAATCCAGAAGGAACTCCTCAACCTCTGCAATCGACTGAAGCCCGCCTTTTTCCCCGTGGCCGAGCCGATTACCTTCCAGGGAAAGCAGCTTTTTATCATCTGGACGCCCGGCGGGCAGAACCGGCCGTATCAAGCACCTGTCTCCCTGGCGAAGCACGCTCCCTGCGCTTATTACATCCGCCGCTTTGCCAGCACGGTCAAAGCGCGCCCCGATGACGAGCGGGAGCTGATGGAACTGGCGGCGAACGTCCCCTTTGACGACCGGATCAATCACCGGGCCGAGCTGAATGATCTGAATCTCGGTCTCATCCGTTCGTTTCTTCAGGAGATCGGCAGCGACCTGTTTGAGCAGTCCACGCAACTCCCCTTCGCGCGCTTGTGCAAACAGATGCGTATCGTTGACGGGCCACCGGAGTATCTGAAGCCGCGTAATGCGGGGCTTCTCTTCTTTAACGATGGTCCGGGCCAGTTCTTTCCCTATGCCCGTATCGAGCTCGTCCATTTCAGGACCTCGCCCGCCGACGACATTCTGACGGAAAAGTACTTCGAAGGGCCGCTCCATCAGCAACTCCGAAATGCCCTGAGTTTCATCAAGAACACCTTCATTGTCGAGCGGGTCCGCAAAGTGCCTGGGCAGGCCGAGGCACAGCGGTTTTTCAATTATCCCTACGAAGCGCTCGAAGAAGTTCTGGTGAACGCCGTTTACCACCGCAGTTACGAGCTGCGGGAACCGGTGGAGGTGCGGATTCATCCAGAGCGGATCGAAATCCTCAGCTTTCCGGGGCCGGATCGGTCGGTGCGGAAAGAGGACATCGAGAAGGGGAACATCGTATCCCGGCGCTACCGTAACCGGCGAATCGGTGAGTTTCTCAAGGAACTGGACCTGACCGAGGGAAAAGCAACCGGCATTCCGAAGATCAAGAAGGCAATGCAGATAAACGGTTCTCCCGAACCGGTCTTCGAGACCGATGACGACCGGACGTTTTTCCTGGCCATTTTGCAGGTGCATCCGGAGTTTCGTAGTACAGGGGCTGAAGAGTCTGTAAATGTCCCTGTAAATGTCCCTGTAAATGTCCCTGTAAATGTCCCTGTAAATGCAAGGCAACAGTGGTTCCTTGACGAGCTCGCCGCCGGCAGGCATGTCAAGGCCGTTGATTTGTGCGAACACTGGAGTGTAGTGGAAAAGACCGCCAAGCGCGACATCAGCGAACTCAAGAAGCAAGGCATGATCGAATTCGTCGGGGCACCGAAGAAAGGTTATTATCGGCTCGCATGA
- a CDS encoding NADH-quinone oxidoreductase subunit N, whose protein sequence is MSIADLWTIMPLLILACGSVLVLLFGAIVPGRYGTAIGVAVCAGAALWALQTPPQPMAPTLGVAFTPFARFFLVFFAATAGLSLLLAHDHAVRQGLGGEEYPATVLFGTFGMGVVAGAANFLTLFLGLEALTFAFYILVAYDHNRPASGEAGLKYLLMGAVSAAFVAFGIALLYGATGTLEIGRAVASSAAGGGIALAGWGLLLAGLAFKVSLAPAHLWTPDVYQGGPTPVVAFLASGSKGAAIALFLLILPHLGGIGPLRPPLWGLAFLSMTVGNLAALLQPNVKRMLAYSSVAQMGYVALALLSGERGYEAAAFYAVAYGAMVLAAFGALASLEDEKPLELVDELRGLGYRRPFQGVVLAVAMFALAGIPPTVGFAGKFAIFFAALKAGEIPLAVIGILTAAASAYYYLRVVVNLYMKPAEEKSPGTLPTPAEALCLGVVTLAILALGVFPGPLFDLVETILAR, encoded by the coding sequence ATGTCGATAGCCGACCTCTGGACAATAATGCCCCTCCTGATCCTCGCCTGCGGGAGCGTCCTTGTGCTGCTCTTCGGGGCAATCGTGCCGGGGCGCTACGGTACCGCCATCGGTGTTGCGGTCTGCGCCGGGGCGGCCCTCTGGGCGCTGCAAACGCCTCCGCAGCCCATGGCGCCGACCCTGGGGGTGGCGTTCACCCCCTTTGCCCGCTTCTTCCTGGTCTTTTTCGCGGCGACGGCGGGCCTCTCCCTGCTCCTGGCCCACGACCATGCGGTGCGCCAGGGGCTTGGGGGGGAGGAGTACCCGGCCACGGTCCTCTTCGGCACCTTCGGCATGGGGGTGGTGGCCGGCGCAGCCAACTTCCTGACCCTTTTTCTTGGGCTTGAGGCCCTCACCTTCGCCTTCTACATCCTGGTGGCCTATGACCATAACCGTCCAGCGTCCGGGGAGGCGGGGCTCAAATATCTCCTCATGGGAGCCGTGTCAGCAGCCTTCGTGGCCTTCGGCATCGCCCTCCTCTACGGGGCCACGGGAACGCTGGAGATCGGGCGGGCCGTGGCCTCCTCCGCCGCCGGAGGAGGAATCGCCCTGGCCGGGTGGGGACTCCTGCTGGCGGGACTCGCCTTCAAGGTCTCCCTGGCACCGGCCCACCTCTGGACCCCGGACGTCTACCAGGGGGGACCGACGCCGGTGGTGGCGTTTCTGGCCTCGGGTTCCAAGGGAGCGGCCATTGCGCTCTTTCTTCTCATCCTCCCCCATCTCGGGGGAATCGGCCCCCTCCGCCCCCCCCTATGGGGGCTGGCATTCCTCTCCATGACCGTGGGAAACCTGGCGGCACTCCTCCAGCCCAACGTGAAGCGGATGCTCGCCTACTCCTCCGTGGCCCAGATGGGATACGTGGCCCTGGCGCTCCTGTCGGGGGAGCGGGGGTACGAGGCGGCGGCCTTCTACGCCGTGGCCTACGGCGCCATGGTACTGGCGGCCTTCGGCGCCCTGGCCTCCCTGGAGGACGAAAAGCCGTTGGAGCTGGTGGATGAACTGCGGGGGCTCGGCTACCGGCGCCCCTTCCAGGGTGTGGTGCTGGCGGTAGCCATGTTCGCCCTGGCGGGGATTCCCCCCACGGTGGGATTCGCCGGGAAATTCGCCATCTTTTTCGCGGCTCTCAAGGCGGGAGAAATCCCCCTGGCGGTCATCGGCATCCTCACGGCGGCGGCCTCGGCTTACTATTACCTGCGGGTGGTGGTGAACCTCTACATGAAACCTGCCGAAGAAAAGAGCCCCGGCACCCTTCCCACCCCGGCGGAGGCGCTCTGCCTCGGCGTCGTCACCCTTGCCATCCTGGCCCTGGGCGTCTTCCCCGGTCCCCTCTTCGACCTGGTCGAAACCATCCTTGCCAGATAG
- a CDS encoding DNA-binding protein gives MLWQCLPADTSFAGFGFGFGGNDSDKSGLDFIRGYDPETVTMVTGRVVGTPHGGESNGTFIDVQAGGELVMLQVGPASYWEKNGIPVRLNDEVSAKGSKAQGKDGKSYLITRELTNKTAGASAEVRGDRGEPLWGSRSVGGVRSERSGGGMGGRSGGMRFRGGMMMRH, from the coding sequence ATGCTTTGGCAGTGCCTGCCGGCTGACACGAGCTTTGCCGGTTTCGGTTTCGGCTTTGGCGGGAACGATTCGGATAAGAGCGGCCTGGACTTTATCCGTGGTTATGATCCGGAAACGGTAACTATGGTGACGGGCCGGGTGGTGGGCACGCCCCATGGCGGAGAAAGCAATGGCACTTTCATCGACGTGCAGGCCGGCGGCGAGCTGGTGATGCTCCAGGTGGGACCCGCGTCGTACTGGGAGAAAAACGGGATTCCGGTCCGGCTCAATGACGAGGTTTCAGCCAAGGGGTCCAAGGCCCAGGGGAAAGACGGGAAGTCCTATCTCATCACCCGCGAGCTGACTAACAAGACGGCCGGTGCCAGTGCAGAAGTAAGGGGCGATCGGGGTGAACCCCTCTGGGGATCGAGGAGCGTGGGGGGAGTCCGTTCCGAGCGCTCCGGGGGGGGCATGGGGGGGCGCAGCGGCGGCATGCGTTTCCGTGGCGGGATGATGATGCGGCATTGA
- a CDS encoding VOC family protein produces the protein MTKPAKNTICLWYDGDAEEAARFYAETFPDSSVDAVHLAPGNFPSGKKGDVLTVEFTVMGIPCIGLNGGPEVKHNWAFSFQVATVDQAETDRYWNAIVGNGGEEVECGWCKDKWGVSWQITPIALTKAITDPDIAAAKRAFDAMLKMKKIDIAVIEAAHRG, from the coding sequence ATGACTAAGCCAGCGAAGAATACCATTTGCCTTTGGTACGATGGCGATGCCGAGGAAGCGGCGCGATTTTATGCCGAGACATTTCCCGATTCATCCGTTGACGCGGTGCATCTCGCACCGGGAAACTTTCCGTCCGGAAAGAAAGGGGATGTGTTGACGGTGGAGTTTACCGTGATGGGAATTCCCTGCATCGGGCTCAATGGCGGACCCGAGGTCAAGCACAACTGGGCATTCTCTTTTCAGGTTGCAACCGTTGACCAGGCTGAAACGGATCGTTACTGGAACGCCATCGTCGGCAACGGCGGCGAAGAAGTTGAATGCGGCTGGTGCAAGGACAAGTGGGGCGTGTCCTGGCAGATTACTCCCATTGCTTTGACCAAAGCGATAACCGATCCTGACATCGCCGCCGCCAAGCGTGCTTTCGATGCGATGTTGAAGATGAAAAAGATCGACATCGCTGTCATCGAGGCGGCGCACCGCGGTTGA
- a CDS encoding transporter, translating to MLKKLPGVGKFVVCATLASALLQPGEGGAAETGFSVGLGAEYASGTYRTGTRTESVYAPLTIAVYPTERLDFSVEIPYVYQSSGTVTSGVFGRVGSGGTMAMAGASASAAAMRGPQGGASPTSAVPESSADKSQSGLGDIIAKAGYIIVTEGERLPEIRPTVFVKFPTGDRDKALGTGEYDAGASIEATKWFGDWVVWGEGGYVYQGKSELLALKDYAVYNGALGYQLTNRLRPMVIIKGATAPAEGATSLLEARARLKWQLTDSVGLDGYLGKGITDSSPDYSAGLSAYYDY from the coding sequence ATGCTGAAAAAGTTGCCTGGCGTCGGAAAATTCGTGGTGTGTGCCACCCTGGCATCGGCCCTGTTGCAGCCGGGGGAAGGTGGAGCCGCCGAAACGGGGTTCTCCGTGGGACTCGGGGCGGAATATGCCAGCGGCACGTACCGTACCGGTACCCGGACCGAATCGGTCTATGCCCCGCTCACCATTGCCGTCTATCCCACCGAACGGCTCGATTTTTCGGTGGAAATACCCTACGTCTACCAGAGCAGCGGCACCGTCACCAGCGGGGTCTTCGGCCGGGTCGGATCGGGGGGGACGATGGCCATGGCGGGTGCATCCGCCTCAGCGGCCGCCATGCGCGGCCCCCAGGGGGGGGCCAGCCCGACTTCGGCAGTGCCAGAATCATCGGCCGACAAATCCCAAAGCGGCCTTGGGGACATCATTGCCAAGGCCGGCTATATCATCGTAACCGAAGGGGAGCGGCTGCCGGAAATCCGTCCGACAGTCTTCGTGAAGTTCCCCACCGGCGATCGGGACAAGGCCCTCGGCACCGGAGAATATGACGCCGGGGCATCCATCGAGGCGACCAAGTGGTTCGGAGACTGGGTCGTCTGGGGCGAGGGGGGGTACGTCTACCAGGGGAAATCGGAACTGCTCGCCCTCAAGGATTATGCGGTCTACAACGGGGCCCTCGGCTACCAGTTGACCAACCGGCTCCGCCCCATGGTGATCATCAAGGGGGCCACCGCTCCGGCGGAGGGGGCCACTTCCCTGCTCGAAGCGCGCGCACGCTTGAAGTGGCAATTGACGGACAGCGTTGGGCTTGACGGATATCTAGGCAAGGGGATCACCGATTCGAGCCCCGATTACAGTGCCGGTTTGTCGGCATATTACGATTACTAG
- a CDS encoding GxxExxY protein, producing MNLGYDDISGEIIGAAMKVHSALGPGLLESAYEACLVHELKKRDVKVISQVALPVNYDGVTIELGYRLDLLVENKVIVELKAVEKVSPVHQAQLLSYMKLSGKKLGLLINFNVMHLRDGIKRVVL from the coding sequence GTGAATCTTGGATATGATGATATTTCCGGTGAGATTATCGGGGCGGCCATGAAGGTCCATTCAGCCCTTGGGCCGGGACTTCTGGAAAGTGCATACGAAGCGTGTCTTGTTCATGAACTGAAAAAACGTGATGTTAAGGTAATATCTCAGGTAGCCCTGCCAGTGAATTACGATGGAGTGACAATCGAACTGGGTTATCGGCTGGACCTGTTGGTCGAAAACAAGGTGATTGTTGAGTTGAAAGCGGTGGAAAAAGTTTCGCCCGTGCATCAGGCTCAATTGCTTTCCTATATGAAACTAAGCGGTAAAAAACTTGGCCTTCTCATCAATTTCAACGTCATGCACCTCAGAGACGGGATAAAGAGGGTTGTCCTCTGA